The Halomicrobium zhouii region GGTCGATCAGTGGTCGGTTGTCGCCCGGACCGCTCGCTGCGTGGACTCCCGGGCGGGCGCCCTCTGGTGGCACCGGTGCCTGGGCCAGTACACCCCGAACTGGGCTGACTCCGGTCACGTCGACGGCGCGTATCCTCCGATTAGACCGTCATTAGGTATGGTTCGGTACGATGTTAACTGTGACACTGCCGCCCTTGAGGCGACACTGAGAGACCAATGGCCACCACACATACCCACCACGGCGACTGCGAATCGGAATTTCTTTCGCGTGCGCGCGCGAAGAATACTATTGCAGCCGAACGGACGGCCAGGCGATCGATAGCGACGGGGCGCGTACCGACTCGGTACGTGGAGGTGTCGGGCTGATGTGTGGGATCATCGCCCGCGTCGGCCACGACGACGCTGTCGGCCACCTCGTCACGGGCCTCGAACGGCTCGAATACCGCGGCTACGATTCGGCTGGGCTCGCTATCCAGAACGGATCGGGCCTGTCGGTCCACAAGCAGGCGGGCGAGATCTCGGCGGTCAAATCGGAGATCCAGTCCGCCGCACCGACCGGTGAGGTCGGGATCGGCCACACCCGCTGGAGCACGCACGGCCCGCCGACGGACGAGAACGCGCACCCGCACACGAGCCAGTCCGGTGACGTCGCCGTCGTCCACAACGGCGTCATCGAGAACCACCGGGCGATCCGGGAACGGCTCGTCGATGCGGGCCACCAGTTCACGAGCGAGACCGACACGGAAGTGGTTCCCCACCTGATCGACCACTACCGCGACGAGGTCGCCGACCCGGAGGCCGCGTTCCGACGGGCGGTCGACGAACTCGAGGGGAGTTACGCCATCGCCGCGATGTTCGAGGGCGAGGACGCCGTGTACGCGACCAGGAAGGGCTCCCCGCTCGTGCTCGGCGTCGGCGACGAGCAGTACTTCCTCGCCAGCGACATCCCGGCCTTCCTCGAGCACACCGACAGGGTCGTCTACCTGGAGGACGGTGACGTCGTGGTCCTGACGCCGACGAGCGTCGCGATGACCGACACCGACGGCGAGCCGGTCTCGCGCGACGTCGAGACGGTCGAGTGGGACCCCGAAGAGGCCGGAAAGGGCGCCTACGACCACTACATGCTCAAAGAGATCCACGAACAGCCGACCTCGCTCGCGAACGCCATCCGGGGCCGCGTCGACGCCCGTGACGGGGCGATCACGTTCGAGGAGTTCGACCTCGACGTCCTCGACCCGGTCACGCAGGTCCACTTCGTCGCCTGCGGGACGTCGTACCACGCTGCCCTCTACGCGTCCCGACTGCTGAACGAGGCGGGCGTGCCGTCGCGAGCTATCCGTGCCAGCGAGTACGTCGAATCGGCGGGTCCGATCGCCGGCGGGACGCTGACCGTCGCGGTGACCCAGAGCGGCGAGACCGCGGACACCCTCTCGGCGCTCAGAGAGGCCAGCGCTCACGGCGCACCCACGGTGGCCGTGACGAACGTCGTCGGGTCGACTGCAGCACGCGAGGCCGACGAGACGCTGTACATCAGAGCCGGTCCCGAGATCGGGGTCGCCGCGACGAAGACGTTCACCTCGCAGGCGGTCACGCTGACGCTCCTCTCCCAGGTCGTGGCCGGTGAGATCGACGGCGCCTCGCCGCGCGAGGACCTCGCCGACCTGCTCGCCGCGCTCGAACGGCTTCCGGAGGACGTCGAGCAGGTGATGGACCTGGACCAGGCCGAACGGCTCGCCGACCGAATCCTCGACTACGAGTCGTACTTCTTCATCGGCCGGGGCCTGGCGCGCTCCGTCGCCCTCGAAGGGGCACTCAAGTTCAAGGAGATTACCTACGAGCACGCGGAGGGCTTCGCTTCGGGTCAGCTCAAACACGGCCCGCTCGCGCTCGTCACTCCCGAGACGCCCATCTTCGCGCTGTTCACCGGCGAGGAGACGGAGAAGACGGTGACGAACGCCCAGGAGGCCCAGACCCGGGGCGCGGAGATCATCGCCGTCGGGCCCCCGGACTGTGCGGGTGCGCAGATTTCCGACGCTCACCTCACTGTTCCGGATACCCATCCCGTCTGCCAGGGGCTGCTCGCGAACGTCCAGCTCCAGCTCGTGGCCTACCACACGGCCGACAGGTTCGGT contains the following coding sequences:
- the glmS gene encoding glutamine--fructose-6-phosphate transaminase (isomerizing); the encoded protein is MCGIIARVGHDDAVGHLVTGLERLEYRGYDSAGLAIQNGSGLSVHKQAGEISAVKSEIQSAAPTGEVGIGHTRWSTHGPPTDENAHPHTSQSGDVAVVHNGVIENHRAIRERLVDAGHQFTSETDTEVVPHLIDHYRDEVADPEAAFRRAVDELEGSYAIAAMFEGEDAVYATRKGSPLVLGVGDEQYFLASDIPAFLEHTDRVVYLEDGDVVVLTPTSVAMTDTDGEPVSRDVETVEWDPEEAGKGAYDHYMLKEIHEQPTSLANAIRGRVDARDGAITFEEFDLDVLDPVTQVHFVACGTSYHAALYASRLLNEAGVPSRAIRASEYVESAGPIAGGTLTVAVTQSGETADTLSALREASAHGAPTVAVTNVVGSTAAREADETLYIRAGPEIGVAATKTFTSQAVTLTLLSQVVAGEIDGASPREDLADLLAALERLPEDVEQVMDLDQAERLADRILDYESYFFIGRGLARSVALEGALKFKEITYEHAEGFASGQLKHGPLALVTPETPIFALFTGEETEKTVTNAQEAQTRGAEIIAVGPPDCAGAQISDAHLTVPDTHPVCQGLLANVQLQLVAYHTADRFGRSIDKPRNLAKSVTVE